TCGAATCCCTTCCCCAGCGCGGCTGGGTCCACGACCCGACGAACCGCACCGAGTGGCGGGTGCAGTTCCTGTGGCCGTTTCGTTCGGCTTACTTGATCGCGTGGGTGGACGACGACTACCGACGGGCCATCGTCGGTGTGCCGTCGCGCGACTACGCGTGGATCCTCTCGCGGGACGCGGTGGTCGAAGACGCGGAACTCGACGCATTGAGCGGGCGCCTCGAGAATCTCGGCTACGATCTCGCCGGCCTGCGCCGTGTTCCCCAACGCCCCGCATCGAACGCGCCGGCGTCGCCCTGACGGGCCGGGCCCTCGACCCCCGAACCTCTCCAACGCAGGACGCCCATGCGCTTCACCTACGCCGAATCGATGATCGACCCGAACCAGTACTGCCCGCTCGCGATCGAGGCAGAACAGGCGGGCTTCGACTCGTTCACGGTGCCCGAGAGCATCCTCTACCCGAAAGAATCCGACTCGAAGTACCCCTACACGCCGGACGGCGACCGCGACTTCCTCGACGGCATGCCCTTCATCGAGCCCTTCGTGCTGATGGGCGCGATGGGGGCCGTCACCGAGAAGATCCGCTTCACCACCTTCGTGGTGAAGCTACCCATGCGCCATCCGGTGCTGGCGGCGAAGCAGGCCACTTCGGTCGCCGCGATGACGAACAATCGCCTCGGCTTCGGCGTCGGGCTCTCGCCCTGGCCCGACGACTTCGCCGCACTCGGTGTGCCCTGGGAGAAGCGCGGCAAGCGACTGAATGAGTCGATCGAGATCTTGCGCGGCCTGCAGACGGGTGAGTACTTCGGCTACGACGGAGAAATCTTCCAGATCGACCCGATCAAGCTCTGCCCGGCACCCACGAAGCCCATCCCGATCCTGATCGGTGGCCACTCGGAGCCTGCCTTCAAGCGCGCCGCGCGACTCGGTGACGGCTGGATGCACGGTGGCGGCGGGCAGGCGTCGGACTTCGAGTCCGCGATCCAGCGCATCCAGGAGCTCCGCGCGGAGTACGGCCGCGATCGCGAGCCCTTCGAGATCCACGTGATTTCGATGGATGCCTACACCCCCGATGGCATCAAGCGGCTCGAGGATCTCGGCGTGACCGACGCGATCGTGGGCTTCCGCAACGCCTATGCCCCCGACACGACGACCCTGCAACAGAAGGTCGACGCGCTCCGGGGCTTCGCGGACAAGGTGATCGCCAAGGTCCGCTGACCTCGCCTCCCGCCCCGCGCCGCACTACGCGGGGCGGAAGACGCGTCATGACTCTCCCTCAGCGGCCGAAGATCGTCTGCTGAGTGTCTTGCACGCTGGGGCCGGTCGGGCCTGAGCCCGGTCCGGGTGTGAAGGGAGAGCCGGCGGAAATCCGGAACTCGACGTCGAAGTCGGACTGGTTCTGTCCATCACTCGGCGCCACCGCGTAGGCACTCACGAGGAGCCGGTAGGTGCCCGCCGCGAGCAGCCCCTTCTGTCGGACCGTGATGTCGACCGGGGCACCGGGAACACAGTCGGCGGCAACTTCGAAGACCGGGGTCCAGCTCCCGGTGCCGTCGTCGGATTCGAGGCGCATGACGCTGCCCCCGTCCGTCGTATCGCACAGGCTCGAGAGCGTCCCGTCGGCCTCGTAGTCGGTCCACCCCGTCAGGGAGAACGTGTGACCCAGGCCGCTCGTGCCATCGATCGACGCCGAGATCTGGCTCGCCGCGGCACTCGCCCCGCCCTCGGCGATCACCGCATTGCGGCTGATCAGCGAATCCTGCCAGCCCGCGGCTCCGCCGGATCCCGTTTCGCCGCTCTCGCAGAGCTCCGGCGGCAGGCTGCCGTCACACGGCGGCTGGGCGATCACCTGGTCACTGACCCCGGCGGACCACGGTCCGATCCAGCTCTCGGACTCGACGAAGGTCCCCGCGGAGACCGAACGATCCGTCTGGATCGGGATCATCACGGCGGTGGGCGGCCGCCAGGTTCGGAACTGCGCCGTCGCGGCGGATCCCCAGCCCACGACGCACACCCCCACGACGGCAGCCGCGGCCACCCGGTTCGAACCCCAGAAACGCGAAACCCACGAATGCATGTCTGCACCTCCTGACTGAGAGTTTCGATTTCATATATCAATTTAATAGGTCAAAGTAAACTTTGATTGCGCTCCCCGGGGGCCGGTCCGCCGCCGATGCACCGCCTCCCCCCTCCGCCTGCCCTACGCCCCAAACCCGACCCGCCTCCGCCTTTCCCTCGATCGAGGCGGCCCCGGGCCCAGCCGAAGACGGAGCGAACCCTTTTGCGGAAGCCGGGCGCTTCCCACCACGCCCCCCCGGCGGCGGATCCTGTGTACGGACTGGTCAACCGAGCGATCGAAGAGCTCGTCCTCGAGCAAGCGGGGCCCGCGGCCTGGAACCAGATCCGCAAACGAGCCCAGCTCCAGATCCCGGGATTCGTCAGCATGCAGGCGTACCCCGACGCGATCACCTACGCGCTGGTGGGCGCCGCCAGCCAGGTCCTCGACATCGCTCCGTCCGAACTGCTGCGCGCGTTCGGGCGCCACTGGATCCTCTTCACCGGACGCGAGGGGTACGGCTCCCTGCTCGAGGCCGCGGGGCAAGACCTGCGGGAGTTCCTGCTCAACCTCGACGCCCTGCACGCGCGGCTCGGGCTGTCGATGCCCGAGCTCGTGCCGCCTTCGTTCAGCGTCGAGGAGGCCGACGGCGCGCTCCGTGTGGAGTACCGATCGACGCGGGTCGGCCTGGCACCGATGGTGGTCGGTCTGCTCGAAGGACTCGGGGAACTCTTCGACGAACCCGTTTCCGTCGAACACGTGCAGACGCGCGACGAGGAGCGCCACGATGTCTTCGTCGTGCGCCCGAAGGCGCCCTGACGCCATGGCCGTGGGCATGGACGAGGCCGCGCTGCGCAAGGCGTTCCCGTTCCACTTCGTGTGCGACTCCGAACTCCGCATCGTACAGATGGGGCCATCGCTGGAACGGGTGCTCCCCGCCATGGGGCGACCGCTTCCCGAACTCTTCGTCGCCACCCAACCCGAACTCGCGCTCGAGGTCGAAACCGTCCGGCGACGACTCTCCACGCTGTTCGTGCTCACCTGCCATGCGCCGGCCGGTGATGCGACCGGCATGCGCTTGCGTGGCCAGTTCGTCGAGACCGGAAACGAGGGCCAGCTCCTCTTTCTCGGATCCCCGTGGCTCGACGACGCCTCCGCCCTGTCCCGGCACGGGCTGCGCTTCGCCGACTTCGCGCCCCACGACGCGACCCTCGAAGGGCTCTTCCTGCAGCAGGCCCAGCGATCGACCCAGGCCGACGTCGAGCGCGTGATGGCGCAGCTCGAGGAGCTCGCCTCGGAACGGCATCGACTCGAACAGGCGGAGCGTGCCCTCGAACACGAGCTCTCCGCGAGCAGCGACTTCCGGATTCGGCTCGATCGCGATGCAAGGATCCTCGAGATCCGGACCAGTGAGAGCCTGCGGCTCTTCGGCGGAGAGCCGGACCTCGCCGTGGGTCAGGTCGTCCACGACGTGGTGCCCGACCTGGGAGCCGTGCTGATCACCGAGCTCCCTGCGGTCTTCAACGGTGGCGCTCCCCGCGCCTTCGAGTTCTCGATCAAGCGCGGCGTCGGCATGATCCACCTCGAGTGCCGCGCCGCCTCGACGCTCGCG
This region of Myxococcota bacterium genomic DNA includes:
- a CDS encoding lipocalin family protein is translated as MNVTRRLALGLLGTVFAVGCAGGPAPLQALDRPIELERFMGPWYVVAHIPIDLPFASEANAYEGVETYALLPNGEIDIVYEYRDGSFEAPLESLPQRGWVHDPTNRTEWRVQFLWPFRSAYLIAWVDDDYRRAIVGVPSRDYAWILSRDAVVEDAELDALSGRLENLGYDLAGLRRVPQRPASNAPASP
- a CDS encoding TIGR03619 family F420-dependent LLM class oxidoreductase, translated to MRFTYAESMIDPNQYCPLAIEAEQAGFDSFTVPESILYPKESDSKYPYTPDGDRDFLDGMPFIEPFVLMGAMGAVTEKIRFTTFVVKLPMRHPVLAAKQATSVAAMTNNRLGFGVGLSPWPDDFAALGVPWEKRGKRLNESIEILRGLQTGEYFGYDGEIFQIDPIKLCPAPTKPIPILIGGHSEPAFKRAARLGDGWMHGGGGQASDFESAIQRIQELRAEYGRDREPFEIHVISMDAYTPDGIKRLEDLGVTDAIVGFRNAYAPDTTTLQQKVDALRGFADKVIAKVR
- a CDS encoding heme NO-binding domain-containing protein, producing the protein MYGLVNRAIEELVLEQAGPAAWNQIRKRAQLQIPGFVSMQAYPDAITYALVGAASQVLDIAPSELLRAFGRHWILFTGREGYGSLLEAAGQDLREFLLNLDALHARLGLSMPELVPPSFSVEEADGALRVEYRSTRVGLAPMVVGLLEGLGELFDEPVSVEHVQTRDEERHDVFVVRPKAP